From one Amaranthus tricolor cultivar Red isolate AtriRed21 chromosome 17, ASM2621246v1, whole genome shotgun sequence genomic stretch:
- the LOC130803904 gene encoding protein COBRA-like isoform X2, with protein MFYLYSYRSIRSSRSNWEHYDQVGCHKLDSGWLCCMSYILGAVVTMYNFQKYRHIQAPGWQLRWTWAKKEVIWSMVGGQATEQGDCSKFKGTIPHCCKKDPTIVDLLPGTPYNQQIANCCKGGVLNSWVQDPATAISSFQISVGRSGTSNKTVKVPRNVTLNAPGPGYTCGPAKIVKASKFKTQDGRRTTQALMTWNVTCTYSQFLSQKTPSCCVSLSSFYNDTIIPCPTCSCGCQNNASNPGSCVEANSPYLASVVAPGLANRNNYLPPLVRCTNHMCPIRIHWHVKTNYKDYWRVRVTITNFNYRMNYSQWNLVVQHPNFDNLTQSFSFNYEPLTPYLNINDTAMLWGIKFYNDLLMQAGPYGNVQSELLFRKDKSTFTFEKGWAFPHRIYFNGDNCVMPPPDTYPWLPNASARLNFSLLPVTLTLLLSLTFLYAHA; from the exons GAGCATACGATCCTCTCGATCCAACTGGGAACATTACGATCAAGTGGGATGTCATAAGTTGGACTCCGGATGGTTATGTTGTATGTCTTATATCCTTGGT GCTGTGGTTACGATGTACAACTTTCAAAAGTATCGTCACATTCAAGCACCAGGGTGGCAACTCAGATGGACATGGGCGAAAAAGGAGGTTATTTGGAGCATGGTGGGTGGCCAAGCAACAGAACAAGGGGACTGCTCAAAATTTAAGGGCACTATCCCACATTGTTGTAAGAAGGATCCAACCATTGTCGACTTGTTGCCAGGGACTCCGTACAATCAGCAGATTGCCAATTGCTGCAAGGGAGGAGTTCTAAACTCTTGGGTGCAGGACCCTGCCACCGCAATTAGCTCATTTCAAATTAGTGTGGGTCGATCAGGCACCTCAAATAAAACGGTCAAAGTGCCTAGGAATGTCACTCTGAACGCTCCTGGACCCGGTTACACTTGCGGGCCAGCGAAGATTGTTAAAGCCAGCAAATTTAAAACCCAAGATGGGAGGAGAACCACTCAAGCTTTGA TGACCTGGAATGTGACATGCACATATTCTCAGTTCCTGTCTCAGAAAACTCCATCATGTTGTGTCTCGCTTTCGTCCTTCTACAATGACACAATTATACCTTGTCCGACATGCAGCTGTGGCTGCCAGAACAATGCCTCTAATCCCGGAAGCTGTGTCGA GGCTAATTCCCCGTACTTGGCTTCAGTTGTCGCTCCCGGACTAGCTAATAGAAACAATTACTTACCGCCTCTGGTTCGTTGTACTAACCATATGTGTCCAATCCGGATACACTGGCATGTCAAAACCAATTACAAGGACTATTGGCGAGTTAGGGTTACGATTACAAATTTCAACTATAGGATGAACTACTCGCAATGGAACTTGGTTGTGCAACATCCAAACTTCGACAACTTGACTCAGAGTTTCAGCTTCAATTATGAACCATTAACTCCTTACTTGAATATAA ATGATACCGCTATGCTATGGGGAATCAAGTTCTATAATGATCTACTTATGCAAGCGGGTCCATATGGCAACGTTCAGTCTGAATTACTCTTTCGGAAAGACAAGTCTACATTTACATTCGAAAAAGGTTGGGCCTTCCCTCATAGAATATACTTCAACGGTGATAATTGTGTGATGCCGCCTCCTGATACCTACCCATGGCTTCCAAATGCTAGTGCTCGTCTAAATTTCTCGCTTTTGCCTGTAACTTTGACGCTATTATTATCCTTGACTTTCTTATATGCACATGCTTGA
- the LOC130803904 gene encoding COBRA-like protein 2 isoform X1 gives MGSNLFGNFRILTFAFAIFLLCSTFTLTGAYDPLDPTGNITIKWDVISWTPDGYVAVVTMYNFQKYRHIQAPGWQLRWTWAKKEVIWSMVGGQATEQGDCSKFKGTIPHCCKKDPTIVDLLPGTPYNQQIANCCKGGVLNSWVQDPATAISSFQISVGRSGTSNKTVKVPRNVTLNAPGPGYTCGPAKIVKASKFKTQDGRRTTQALMTWNVTCTYSQFLSQKTPSCCVSLSSFYNDTIIPCPTCSCGCQNNASNPGSCVEANSPYLASVVAPGLANRNNYLPPLVRCTNHMCPIRIHWHVKTNYKDYWRVRVTITNFNYRMNYSQWNLVVQHPNFDNLTQSFSFNYEPLTPYLNINDTAMLWGIKFYNDLLMQAGPYGNVQSELLFRKDKSTFTFEKGWAFPHRIYFNGDNCVMPPPDTYPWLPNASARLNFSLLPVTLTLLLSLTFLYAHA, from the exons GAGCATACGATCCTCTCGATCCAACTGGGAACATTACGATCAAGTGGGATGTCATAAGTTGGACTCCGGATGGTTATGTT GCTGTGGTTACGATGTACAACTTTCAAAAGTATCGTCACATTCAAGCACCAGGGTGGCAACTCAGATGGACATGGGCGAAAAAGGAGGTTATTTGGAGCATGGTGGGTGGCCAAGCAACAGAACAAGGGGACTGCTCAAAATTTAAGGGCACTATCCCACATTGTTGTAAGAAGGATCCAACCATTGTCGACTTGTTGCCAGGGACTCCGTACAATCAGCAGATTGCCAATTGCTGCAAGGGAGGAGTTCTAAACTCTTGGGTGCAGGACCCTGCCACCGCAATTAGCTCATTTCAAATTAGTGTGGGTCGATCAGGCACCTCAAATAAAACGGTCAAAGTGCCTAGGAATGTCACTCTGAACGCTCCTGGACCCGGTTACACTTGCGGGCCAGCGAAGATTGTTAAAGCCAGCAAATTTAAAACCCAAGATGGGAGGAGAACCACTCAAGCTTTGA TGACCTGGAATGTGACATGCACATATTCTCAGTTCCTGTCTCAGAAAACTCCATCATGTTGTGTCTCGCTTTCGTCCTTCTACAATGACACAATTATACCTTGTCCGACATGCAGCTGTGGCTGCCAGAACAATGCCTCTAATCCCGGAAGCTGTGTCGA GGCTAATTCCCCGTACTTGGCTTCAGTTGTCGCTCCCGGACTAGCTAATAGAAACAATTACTTACCGCCTCTGGTTCGTTGTACTAACCATATGTGTCCAATCCGGATACACTGGCATGTCAAAACCAATTACAAGGACTATTGGCGAGTTAGGGTTACGATTACAAATTTCAACTATAGGATGAACTACTCGCAATGGAACTTGGTTGTGCAACATCCAAACTTCGACAACTTGACTCAGAGTTTCAGCTTCAATTATGAACCATTAACTCCTTACTTGAATATAA ATGATACCGCTATGCTATGGGGAATCAAGTTCTATAATGATCTACTTATGCAAGCGGGTCCATATGGCAACGTTCAGTCTGAATTACTCTTTCGGAAAGACAAGTCTACATTTACATTCGAAAAAGGTTGGGCCTTCCCTCATAGAATATACTTCAACGGTGATAATTGTGTGATGCCGCCTCCTGATACCTACCCATGGCTTCCAAATGCTAGTGCTCGTCTAAATTTCTCGCTTTTGCCTGTAACTTTGACGCTATTATTATCCTTGACTTTCTTATATGCACATGCTTGA
- the LOC130803907 gene encoding COBRA-like protein 4: protein MRFFVIVFCLLPFLSYTGAYDPLDPNGNITIKWDIMSWTADGYVATVTVNNFQMYRHIGNPGWQMGWTWAKKEVIWSMQGAQTTEQGDCSKFKGNIPHCCKKTPTVVDLLPGTPYNQQFTNCCKGGVLNAWGQDKSGSVSQFQVSVGQAGTTNRTVKLPKNFTLLGPGPGYTCGPAKVVPSTNFLTPDRRRKTQALMTWNVTCTYSQFLARKYPSCCVSFSSFYNETITPCPTCSCGCEHKTKNCVKSDSKILSMVGLNTPKKDNSPLLHCTHHMCPVRVHWHVKVNYKDYWRVKVSITNFNYRMNYTQWTLVAQHPNLNNVTEVFSFNYKPLVPYGLINDTGMFYGMKYYNDLLMEAGPFGNVQSEILMQKDQNTFTFRQGWAFPRKVYFNGDECRLPPPESYPFLPNLGFKPSGSILAVIFSFVLMIFGFGVLPF from the exons ATGAGGTTTTTTGTTATAGTATTTTGTCTTCTGCCATTTTTATCTTATACAG GTGCATATGATCCCTTGGATCCTAATGGGAACATAACAATCAAATGGGATATCATGTCATGGACCGCCGATGGTTATGTG GCAACAGTGACGGTAAACAATTTCCAAATGTACAGACACATAGGAAACCCAGGATGGCAAATGGGCTGGACATGGGCTAAAAAAGAAGTAATATGGTCCATGCAAGGGGCCCAAACAACAGAGCAAGGTGACTGTTCCAAATTTAAAGGGAACATACCGCATTGTTGTAAGAAGACCCCAACTGTAGTGGACCTTTTACCTGGAACACCCTACAATCAACAATTTACCAATTGTTGTAAGGGTGGTGTCCTTAATGCTTGGGGCCAGGACAAATCAGGCTCTGTGTCCCAATTTCAGGTTAGTGTTGGGCAGGCCGGTACTACAAATAGAACTGTTAAATTACCCAAGAACTTCACTTTGTTGGGCCCTGGCCCAGGGTACACTTGTGGGCCCGCTAAGGTTGTTCCTTCCACAAATTTCCTAACCCCGGATCGTCGTCGCAAGACTCAAGCCCTCA TGACATGGAATGTAACATGCACTTACTCGCAATTTCTAGCAAGAAAATATCCTTCTTGTTGTGTGTCCTTCTCAAGTTTCTACAATGAAACCATCACTCCTTGCCCTACTTGCTCATGTGGATGTGAACATAAAACAAAGAATTGTGTCAA GAGTGATTCAAAGATTTTGAGTATGGTGGGATTAAATACTCCAAAGAAGGATAATTCTCCATTACTTCATTGCACTCATCATATGTGCCCAGTTCGGGTGCATTGGCATGTCAAGGTTAACTACAAGGACTACTGGCGCGTTAAGGTTAGCATAACCAACTTCAACTACAGGATGAACTACACCCAGTGGACTCTCGTCGCTCAACATCCGAACCTCAATAATGTCACCGAAGTCTTTAGCTTCAACTACAAGCCTCTCGTTCCTTATGGATTGATAA ATGATACGGGGATGTTTTACGGGATGAAGTACTACAACGATCTGCTAATGGAAGCTGGACCTTTCGGAAATGTGCAATCCGAAATTCTAATGCAGAAGGATCAGAACACGTTTACCTTCCGACAAGGATGGGCGTTCCCTAGGAAAGTTTACTTTAACGGAGATGAATGCAGGCTGCCTCCGCCTGAATCATACCCTTTTCTGCCGAATTTAGGGTTTAAACCATCAGGGTCGATTTTAGCAGTAATTTTTTCGTTCGTACTGATGATCTTCGGTTTTGGGGTACTTCCTTTTTGA
- the LOC130803931 gene encoding uncharacterized protein LOC130803931 — translation MGRWIKPDVYPLIAAMSFVTGMCVFQLTRNVLLNPDVRINKANRATAVLENHEEGERYAEHGFRKFLRTRPPQVMPTINKFFSNNEKD, via the exons atgGGACGTTGGATCAAGCCAGAT GTTTATCCACTAATCGCAGCAATGTCATTTGTTACTGGTATGTGCGTATTTCAGCTGACAAGAAATGTTCTTCTAAATCCTGATGTCAG AATCAATAAAGCAAATAGAGCAACAGCAGTGCTAGAGAACCATGAGGAAGGAGAAAGATATGCCGAGCATGGTTTTCGCAAGTTCTTAAGGACTCGTCCTCCTCAAGTTATGCCAACAATCAACAAGTTCTTctcaaacaatgaaaaagattaa